A stretch of the Panicum virgatum strain AP13 chromosome 9N, P.virgatum_v5, whole genome shotgun sequence genome encodes the following:
- the LOC120691398 gene encoding 65-kDa microtubule-associated protein 3-like — MSLLQSSSLVLGMDPREIAAARRGDEHAGDFSDAAIARLASEIERLREIKRSRMEKLQDLVASMLELWNLMDTPAEEQRRFQGVACNIAASEDEIPDGLRDGVGGEAAARWGGGPAARWRLAGGVGASGRRRASGRETGARRERRQERDGAHWSDG; from the coding sequence ATGAGCTTGTTGCAGTCTTCGTCCTTGGTGCTCGGCATGGATCCCAGGgagatcgccgccgcccgccgcggcgacgAGCATGCCGGCGACTTCAGCGACGCCGCGATCGCGAGGCTAGCGTCGGAGATCGAGAGGCTGAGGGAGATCAAACGGAGCCGGATGGAGAAGCTGCAGGACCTGGTGGCGAGCATGCTGGAGCTGTGGAACCTGATGGACACGCCGgcggaggagcagcggcggttCCAGGGCGTCGCCTGCAACATCGCCGCGTCGGAGGACGAGATCCCCGACGGTCTCCGGGACGGCGTcggaggagaggcggcggcgcgctggggaggagggccggcggcgcgctggcgtctggcgggcggcgtgggggcgtcggggcggcggcgagcgagcggGAGAGAGACGGGAGCGCGTCGGGAGAGAAGACAGGAGAGAGacggggcccactggtcagatGGATAG